ACCTAAAAGTACCAGTGTTACCCCAGCGCAATTTGCCGAGCAAATGGCGTATCTGGCAGATAATGATTTTAATGTTGTTAGCATTACTGATGCCGTTGAAGCTATTAAATTTCGCAAGGCGATGCCAGCTAAATCGATTGTGATCACCTTCGATGATGGCTATGACAATATAATCAACAACGCTGCGCCGATTCTTGATAAATACCAGTTTCCTTATACTGTATTTGTTGCAGCTGAGCCCATTGCTGCGGGTTATAAAGGCATGATGAGTTGGCAGCAAATTCGTGAGCTTGCCCAAGGCGGCGCGACGATAGCTAACCACACTTGGGAGCATGAGCATTTAATTCGTAAGCTTGATGGTGAAAGTGATTCACAATGGTTGCAGCGAGTTGAGAAGAGTATTGTTGACACTGAAGAGAAAATCCTCAAAGAAACTGGGCAAAGCGTGAAAATGCTAGCTTATCCTTACGGAGAATATAACAGTCAAGTGGCAAGCTTGATAAAAGATCTTGGTTATATTGGCTTTGGTCAGCAGTCAGGCGCAGCTGGCCCACATTCAATTTTAACTGCGCTGCCGCGTTTTCCTGTGGCACATGCTTACGCTGATATTAACGAGCTGAAAGTGAAGTTTACTAGCTTGAATATGCCCGTAATTACCCAAAACAAAACCGATCCGCTTTTAGAGCAAGGTCAGTGGCGACCTAGGTTAACGGTCAAATTAGATATGAGTGATATCCATCCTCATCAGTTGATGTGTTTTGTGCAAGGGCAGGGTGCAAACAAGCCTGAGTGGTTGAATGAAGATGAGTTTACGATTCAGGCGGTGACAGACTTACCTGCGGGGCGCTCGCGATACAACTGCACTGCGCCGAGTAAATCAGGTAAAGGCTACTATTGGTTTTCTCAAGCCTGGGTTAGACCTAAAAATGATGGCACCTGGGTTGCAGAATAAGTTCTAGCGTTTGTTTAGCACCAATCAAATCTCAACTTTATGAGCTACTCAATTGCGAGTAGCTCAAATAGCTTAGGTGCAATGTCTTCTAAATTGAGTTGCTCATTGCAGGCACCCAATGCCACAGCTGCTCCAGGCATGCCCCATACAACCGAGGATGCTTCGTCTTGAGCAATTGTATAGGCTCCGGCTTTATTGAGCTTAAGTAAGCCTTTACTGCCATCTTGCCCCATGCCTGTAAGCAACACACCGACCGCAGACTTAGCCTGTACCTCAGCGATACTGTCAAACAATACATCTACAGAAGGTTTATGGCGGTTAACGGGATCACTGTCGATGAGCTTACAATAAGCAAACCCTAGGCGCACATCTATGGTGAGGTGTTTATCTCCGGGGGCTATATAGGCTGTACCAGGAGTGAGCATTTCGCCGCCTTGAGCTTCAATAATCTCAATTTCACAGTTGCTGTTAAGCCGTTTCGCGAATGAGGCGCTAAAGACTGGCGGAATGTG
This DNA window, taken from Shewanella maritima, encodes the following:
- a CDS encoding polysaccharide deacetylase family protein — encoded protein: MLKKLGLLLCSIGMLLSYSAHAVVILQYHHVSDTTPKSTSVTPAQFAEQMAYLADNDFNVVSITDAVEAIKFRKAMPAKSIVITFDDGYDNIINNAAPILDKYQFPYTVFVAAEPIAAGYKGMMSWQQIRELAQGGATIANHTWEHEHLIRKLDGESDSQWLQRVEKSIVDTEEKILKETGQSVKMLAYPYGEYNSQVASLIKDLGYIGFGQQSGAAGPHSILTALPRFPVAHAYADINELKVKFTSLNMPVITQNKTDPLLEQGQWRPRLTVKLDMSDIHPHQLMCFVQGQGANKPEWLNEDEFTIQAVTDLPAGRSRYNCTAPSKSGKGYYWFSQAWVRPKNDGTWVAE